From a region of the Mycolicibacterium sp. MU0050 genome:
- the ectB gene encoding diaminobutyrate--2-oxoglutarate transaminase: MTSVAPTISLTEADLPEVYQSVESEVRSYCRGWPTVMDHAQGSHVTDVDGREYLDFFAGAGALNYGHNNPVLKSALIDYLTNDRIVHSLDIATAAKTDFLTTFDELILKPRELDYKVQFPGPTGANAVEAALKLARKVTGRESVINFTNAFHGMTLGALSVTGNSMKRAGAGIPLVHATPMPYDNYFDGVTEDFHWFERVLDDSGGGLNRPAAVIVETVQGEGGVNVARVEWLQALAALCRTRDILLIVDDVQMGCGRTGPFFSFEVAGIKPDIVTLSKSISGYGLPMALTLFRSELDVWSPGEHNGTFRGHNPAFVTATKSLETYWGSDKFTKETLKKGEFVRSRLDSIADRYEGVSTRGRGMVQGLKFEDAPAANAVCGAAFERGLLAETSGPSDEVVKLLPPLTTSEADLDAGLDILAESVAATLA, encoded by the coding sequence ATGACGTCAGTTGCACCCACGATCAGCCTCACCGAAGCTGATTTGCCCGAGGTATACCAGTCCGTCGAGTCCGAGGTCCGCAGCTACTGCCGCGGCTGGCCCACCGTGATGGATCACGCGCAGGGATCGCACGTCACCGACGTGGACGGCCGGGAATACCTGGACTTCTTCGCCGGCGCCGGCGCGCTGAACTACGGCCACAACAACCCGGTGCTCAAGTCGGCGCTGATCGACTACCTGACCAACGACCGCATCGTGCACTCGTTGGACATCGCCACCGCCGCCAAGACCGACTTCCTCACCACCTTCGACGAGTTGATCCTCAAGCCACGCGAGCTGGACTACAAGGTGCAGTTCCCCGGCCCGACCGGCGCCAACGCGGTCGAGGCGGCACTGAAGCTCGCCCGCAAGGTGACCGGTCGTGAGTCGGTCATCAACTTCACCAACGCATTTCACGGGATGACCCTGGGTGCCCTGTCCGTCACGGGCAACTCGATGAAGCGCGCCGGTGCGGGCATTCCGCTGGTGCACGCCACCCCGATGCCGTACGACAACTACTTCGACGGCGTCACCGAGGACTTCCACTGGTTCGAGCGCGTCCTCGACGACTCGGGCGGCGGTCTGAACCGTCCCGCCGCGGTCATTGTCGAGACCGTGCAGGGCGAGGGCGGGGTCAACGTGGCCCGCGTCGAGTGGCTGCAGGCGCTGGCCGCGCTGTGCCGCACCCGTGACATCCTGCTGATCGTCGACGACGTCCAGATGGGCTGCGGCCGTACCGGACCCTTCTTCAGCTTCGAGGTCGCTGGTATCAAGCCGGATATCGTCACGTTATCGAAGTCGATCAGTGGTTACGGTCTGCCGATGGCGCTCACGTTGTTCCGCTCGGAGCTCGATGTCTGGAGCCCGGGTGAGCACAACGGGACGTTCCGCGGCCACAACCCGGCGTTCGTCACCGCGACCAAGTCGCTGGAAACCTACTGGGGCTCCGACAAATTCACCAAGGAGACTCTGAAGAAGGGTGAATTCGTGCGGTCCCGGCTGGACAGCATCGCCGACCGGTACGAGGGAGTCAGCACCCGCGGCCGCGGCATGGTCCAGGGGTTGAAGTTCGAGGACGCGCCGGCGGCCAACGCGGTGTGCGGCGCGGCGTTCGAGCGCGGACTGCTCGCCGAGACCAGTGGCCCGTCCGACGAGGTGGTCAAGCTGCTGCCGCCACTGACCACGTCCGAGGCCGATCTGGACGCCGGATTGGACATCCTCGCCGAGTCCGTGGCCGCTACGCTCGCCTGA
- a CDS encoding ectoine synthase — translation MIVRTTAEITGTERDVADAAWRSKRIILAGDGVGFSFHETTINANSVSEFQYRHHVEAVWVVEGAGVLTNLENGDEFKLEPGTMYLLDGHEKHRVTCHEQLRMLCVFNPPVTGQEVHDETGTYPPSILE, via the coding sequence ATGATTGTGCGTACCACGGCCGAGATCACCGGTACCGAGCGCGACGTGGCAGATGCCGCGTGGCGTTCCAAGCGGATCATTCTGGCCGGCGACGGCGTGGGTTTCTCGTTCCACGAGACCACCATCAACGCCAACTCGGTGAGCGAGTTCCAGTATCGCCACCATGTGGAGGCGGTATGGGTGGTCGAGGGGGCCGGCGTGCTGACCAACCTCGAGAACGGGGACGAGTTCAAACTCGAACCCGGCACCATGTACCTGCTCGACGGTCACGAGAAGCATCGGGTGACCTGCCACGAGCAGCTCCGCATGCTGTGCGTGTTCAACCCGCCGGTTACCGGACAAGAGGTCCACGACGAGACAGGGACGTATCCGCCTTCAATCTTGGAATAG
- the thpD gene encoding ectoine hydroxylase produces MTVAHDNYPTRLDHAIAPVPRVDPAVWGDPGHGPLGQAELDSYAERGYLIRPNTVGEQWLPPLRQELERLGAELDADDPRVIREPGGGIRSVFEPHLLSDIVGEVISLDTVLPIARQLLRSDVYIHQARINMMPGFTGSGFYWHSDFETWHAEDGMPAIRAVSCSIALTENYPFNGSLMVMPGSHHTFYPCVGATPEDNHETSLVSQQIGVPDRETLTKAAEQHGIDQFTGPAGTALWFDANLLHGSGSNITPFPRSNVFLVFNSVENELTAPFAAATPRPEYLAARSYQPFGE; encoded by the coding sequence ATGACAGTCGCGCACGATAACTATCCGACCCGACTAGATCACGCGATCGCGCCGGTGCCGCGGGTCGATCCCGCGGTGTGGGGCGATCCGGGTCACGGCCCACTCGGCCAGGCGGAGCTGGATTCGTATGCCGAGCGGGGCTACTTGATCCGTCCGAATACCGTTGGCGAACAATGGTTGCCGCCGCTGCGGCAGGAGCTGGAGCGACTGGGCGCGGAACTGGATGCCGACGACCCCCGGGTGATTCGAGAGCCCGGGGGCGGTATCCGCTCGGTGTTCGAGCCGCACCTGCTCAGCGACATCGTCGGTGAGGTGATCAGCCTGGACACCGTCCTGCCGATCGCGCGTCAGCTGCTGCGCAGCGACGTCTACATCCACCAGGCGCGGATCAACATGATGCCCGGCTTCACCGGCAGCGGGTTCTATTGGCATTCGGACTTCGAAACCTGGCACGCCGAGGACGGGATGCCGGCCATCCGGGCCGTCTCCTGTTCGATCGCGCTGACCGAGAACTACCCGTTCAACGGGTCACTGATGGTGATGCCCGGCTCGCACCACACCTTCTATCCGTGTGTGGGCGCCACCCCCGAGGACAACCATGAAACGTCGCTGGTGTCGCAGCAGATCGGGGTTCCCGACCGCGAGACCCTGACCAAGGCCGCCGAGCAGCACGGCATCGACCAGTTCACGGGGCCGGCGGGCACCGCGCTCTGGTTCGATGCCAACCTGCTGCACGGTTCGGGCTCGAACATCACGCCGTTCCCGCGGTCGAATGTGTTCCTGGTGTTCAACTCGGTGGAGAACGAACTCACCGCGCCGTTTGCGGCGGCAACGCCGCGCCCCGAGTACCTGGCAGCGCGGAGCTATCAGCCCTTCGGGGAGTAG
- a CDS encoding class I SAM-dependent methyltransferase, translated as MTEKNQLPLAQRSWEDLPGHWLLARLGKRVLRPGGLELTTRLLAAARITGADVVELGPGLGRTAKDIGALRPSSYVGVDDSGAASAMVQEVVDATAGRTVTADASATGLEDNSADVVVGEAMLTMQGDKAKRAIVDEAFRVLRPGGRYAIHELGLKPDELAQDTKDAVRRDLARAIKVNARPLTVAEWSALLTESGFEIESVDQAPMALLRPKRVIDDEGLFGALRILGNVLTKPAARKRVLGMRNTFTKYGKDMTAVAIVARVPERSAAD; from the coding sequence ATGACGGAGAAGAACCAGCTGCCGCTGGCCCAGCGCTCGTGGGAGGACCTGCCGGGCCACTGGTTGCTCGCGCGGTTGGGTAAGCGCGTGCTGCGTCCCGGCGGCCTCGAACTGACCACTCGCCTGCTGGCGGCGGCCCGCATCACCGGCGCGGATGTCGTGGAACTCGGCCCGGGTCTGGGGCGGACCGCCAAGGACATCGGCGCGTTGCGGCCGTCGTCCTACGTCGGTGTCGACGACAGCGGCGCCGCCTCGGCCATGGTGCAAGAGGTTGTCGACGCCACCGCCGGACGCACCGTGACCGCGGACGCTTCCGCCACCGGTCTCGAGGACAACAGCGCCGACGTCGTGGTCGGCGAAGCCATGCTGACCATGCAGGGGGACAAGGCCAAGCGGGCCATCGTCGACGAGGCCTTCCGGGTGTTGCGTCCGGGCGGCCGCTACGCGATCCACGAACTCGGACTCAAGCCCGACGAGCTGGCCCAGGACACCAAGGATGCCGTCCGGCGCGATCTCGCGCGCGCCATCAAGGTGAACGCGCGGCCGCTGACCGTCGCGGAATGGTCCGCGCTGCTCACCGAGTCCGGCTTCGAGATCGAGTCGGTCGACCAGGCGCCGATGGCGCTGCTGCGACCCAAGCGGGTGATCGACGACGAGGGTCTGTTCGGCGCGCTCCGGATCCTGGGCAACGTGCTCACCAAACCCGCCGCGCGCAAGCGGGTCCTGGGGATGCGCAACACCTTCACCAAGTACGGCAAGGACATGACCGCTGTTGCGATCGTGGCCCGGGTGCCCGAGCGCAGCGCCGCCGACTGA
- a CDS encoding helix-turn-helix domain-containing protein, with translation MAMHDTTVPDGLAAAMPGGSDRAAGRQRSRVLELVRAATEPVDARQVADALDIHVTTARFHLGTLEAQGAIRRGAGTRAGGAGRPRSTYELAPRLDYADIVALFAAHLGGTVEEREARAVRIGADLARRTRLTRARTAATATDLVLRALDELGFQTRSTVAAFGAITIGICTCPLVEIAVDAPEVVRGIQQGLIQEIIDSNREVLGRGYRVQVRPDAQAGSCAVSLLLEAGPDC, from the coding sequence ATGGCAATGCACGATACGACGGTTCCGGACGGCCTCGCCGCGGCGATGCCGGGCGGCTCGGATCGGGCCGCCGGCCGGCAGCGCAGTCGGGTGTTGGAGCTGGTGCGGGCCGCCACTGAACCGGTCGATGCGCGCCAGGTGGCCGACGCGCTCGACATCCACGTCACCACGGCGCGCTTCCACCTCGGCACCCTGGAAGCGCAGGGGGCGATCCGTCGCGGTGCCGGCACCCGCGCCGGTGGGGCGGGCCGGCCCCGATCGACCTACGAGCTGGCGCCGCGCCTCGACTACGCCGACATTGTCGCCCTGTTCGCCGCCCACCTCGGCGGCACCGTCGAGGAGCGCGAGGCGCGGGCGGTGCGCATCGGCGCCGATCTGGCCCGCCGGACCCGGCTGACGAGGGCCCGGACCGCGGCGACGGCGACGGACCTGGTGCTGCGCGCACTCGATGAACTCGGGTTTCAGACCCGTTCGACGGTGGCGGCCTTCGGGGCGATCACCATCGGGATCTGCACCTGTCCGCTGGTCGAGATCGCGGTCGATGCCCCCGAGGTGGTGCGTGGAATCCAGCAGGGGCTCATCCAGGAAATCATCGACAGCAACCGCGAGGTGCTGGGCCGCGGCTACCGCGTGCAGGTGCGGCCCGACGCGCAGGCGGGCTCGTGCGCGGTCAGCCTGCTGCTCGAGGCCGGCCCCGACTGTTAG
- a CDS encoding YnfA family protein, protein MTVAKSVLLFVVAALFEIGGAWLVWQGVREDRGWWWAGLGAIALGAYGFVATLQPDANFGRILAAYGGVFVAGSLAWGMVLDGFRPDRWDVTGALICLLGVAVIMYAPRPN, encoded by the coding sequence GTGACGGTCGCTAAGTCGGTTTTGTTGTTTGTCGTCGCGGCGCTGTTCGAGATCGGCGGGGCGTGGCTGGTCTGGCAGGGCGTGCGCGAGGATCGGGGCTGGTGGTGGGCCGGACTGGGCGCGATCGCGCTGGGGGCCTACGGATTTGTCGCCACACTGCAGCCCGACGCGAATTTCGGGCGCATCCTGGCCGCCTACGGCGGTGTGTTCGTCGCCGGCTCGCTGGCCTGGGGGATGGTGCTGGACGGTTTCCGTCCGGATCGATGGGACGTCACCGGCGCGCTGATCTGCCTGCTGGGCGTCGCGGTCATCATGTACGCGCCGCGGCCGAACTGA